The Verrucomicrobiia bacterium genome segment GCTGTGCGGCGCCCTCAACACCAACCTCCTGCGCGAGGTGGCCCGGGTGGATCCCGGGGGGACGGTCTATGTCTGCGCCGGACGGAAGGGCGCCCAGTTTGTGGCGCGAACGCGGCGCGAGCTTGCCGCGGAGTTCACCTACCGCGATACACCGCAGTTCACCGAGGCGCGCGCCATCTCCCGCTTCGCCCAGGACCTGTTCCTCAAGGGCGAGGTGGATGTCGTGGACGTCGCCTACACCAACTTCATCTCCACCCTCGCCCAGAAGCCGGAGGTCCGCACGCTCCTGCCGCTGGGTGAACTCAAGGCCGTGTCAGCCGATGTCACCGGCGAGGGGGTTGCGGAGGACCTCGGGGCCGCCAGGCAGGAGTACCTGTTCGAGCCCGCCCCGGGCGAGGTGCTGGGCAGCCTCCTGCCGCACTACCTGAACTACCAGGTGTTTCAGTTCCTGCAGGAGGCCAAGGCGTCGGAACACTCGGCGCGCATGGTCGCCATGAAGAACGCCACCGACAACGCCCGGCAGATCATCAAGGACCTGACGCTGGAGTACAACAAGCTCCGACAGGCCAACATCACCAAGGAGTTGCTGGAGATCACCACCGCACAGATGGCGATGGGCTGACCCGCCGCCGAACTCCCCCGACCCGTTTTCGCACCCATTCCCGCCCTTTTAACGCTGAGTCCCATGAACAAAGGCAAGATCGTCCAGATCATCGGTCCCGTGGTGGACATCGAGTTCCCCGCGCCACTGCCCGCCATTTACAACGCCCTGACCATCGAGTTCACCCCGCCGGGCTCGGGCCCGACCCGGCTGACCCTCGAGGTGCAGCAGCATCTCGGTGACCACTGGGTGCGTGCCGTCGCCATGAGCACCACCGAGGGGCTTCGGCGCGGCATGGAAGTGGCCGACGCGGGCGCCCCGATCTCGATGCCCGTCGGCGAGGCCGTCATGGGCCGGGTGTTCAATGTCACCGGGGACGCCGTGGATGAGCAGGGCCCGGTGCTGGCCGACGGCTACAAGCCGATCCACCGCGCCGCGCCTCCCCTGGTGGACCAGTCCACGAGCCCGCAGATCCTCACCACGGGCATCAAGGTCATTGACCTCATCTGCCCCTTCCTCAAGGGCGGCAAGGTCGGAGCGTTCGGCGGTGCGGGCGTGGGCAAGACCGTGGTCATCATGGAGCTCATCAACAACATCGCGAAGCTGCACGGCGGCATCTCGATGTTTGCCGGCGTCGGCGAGCGCACCCGCGAGGGCAACGACCTCTACAACGAGATGATCGAGGCCGGCGTCATCAAGGTGAAGAAGGACGACAAGGGGCATCCGGTGGCCGGCGACAACGGTCTCCCGATCATCGAGCCGGGATCCCGGATCGGCCTCGTGTACGGCCAGATGAATGAGCCGCCGGGCGCCCGCCTGCGCGTGGCCCTGTCCGCCCTCGCGGTCACCGAGTACTTCCGCGACGAAAAGAACCAGGACGTGCTCCTGTTTGTGGACAACATCTTCCGTTTCTCCCAGGCGGGCTCCGAGGTGTCCGCGCTGCTCGGCCGCACGCCCTCGGCGGTCGGATACCAGCCGACCCTCGCCGCCGAGATGGGCAATCTGCAGGAGCGGATCACGTCCACCAAGAAGGGGTCCATCACCTCCTTCCAGGCGGTGTACGTGCCCGCGGACGACCTGACCGATCCGGCACCGGCGACGACCTTTGCGCACCTCGACGCCACCATCGTGCTGGAGCGGTCCATTGCCGAGTTGGGCATCTACCCGGCCGTGGATCCGCTCGCCTCGAACTCCCGTGCGCTGTCCCCGGACATCGTCGGCGAGGAGCACTACAACGTGGCCCGCGGCGTGCAGAAGGTGCTGCAGCGCTACAAGGACCTTCAGGACATCATCGCCATTCTGGGCATGGACGAGCTGTCGCCGGAGGACAAACTGACGGTGTTCCGCGCCCGCAAGATCCAGAAGTTCCTCAGCCAGCCCTTCTCGGTGGCAGAGGTGTTCACGGGACGCCCGGGCAAGCAGGTGCCGGTGGCGGACACCGTGCGCGGCTTCAAGGAGATCCTTGAGGGCAAGCACGACGACGTCGGCGAGAACGACTTCTACATGAAGGGCGGCATTGAGGAGATCAAGGAGGGTTGAGCCCTCCCGGATCGCAGGGCGGTCCCCGGTCCCCCCGGAATTTCAAGGAGCACCATGGCCACACTGAAGCTGGAAATCGTCACGCCCGAGGCGAAGATCTACTCGGAGGACGTGGATCACGTCACGCTCCCGGGGGTCGAGGGCGAACTGGGCATCTACCCGATGCACATCCCCCTGATGACCCAGCTGATGTCGGGCGAGGTGTGTGCACGCCGCGGCGGACAGGACCATTATCTGGCCGTTGGCGAGGGGTTTGTGGAGATCACCGGCGAGCGGGTGGCGATCCTCACCGACATGGCCATCCGGGCCGACGACATTGACGAGGCCCAGGCGGAGGAGGCCCGGCGCCGGGCGGAGGCGAGGCTTCAGGACAAGCTCGGAGCCGACGAGCATGCGACGGTGCAGGCGGCCCTCCTGCATTCGCTCACCCAGTTGAACGTGAAACGCCGCCGGCGGTCCTGATGGGTCGCCGGCGCGAGTCGTCCTCCGCGCCCCCCAGAAACCAGCGGCGAAAGCGAAGGTCCGCATCGCGAACACCCCGCCGCAGCAAGGGCAGCAGGCGCCGCCAGTGCCGCGCGAGCAGCGCGGGGTGCTTCAGGCTTTCGATGGCGTATCGGCGGGTGGCGTTCGTCAGCTCGAGATTCTCCACGATCACAGCCTCGCTGCGGTTGTCCGCCAGTTGCAGGATTGAGCCGTCGGGCGCGACGATTTTCGAATCCCCGGCGGACCACCGGCCGCCACCCTGCGGGCCCACGGAGTTCGCAAAGACATAGAAGACCGCGTTCTCGAAGGCGCGCACGACCATGCCGTCCCGTCCCCGCCGCTTGGTTCTCGAAACGGCCAGGGCATCCATGCCGGCGTTGGGATGGAAGACCACCCGGGCGCCAGCCATCACGGGCAGGCGGACCAGTTCCGGATACCGCCGCTCGTGACAGATGATCGCCGAGGCGCGGACGGTCTCGATGGGGAACAGGGAAATGCCGTCACCGGGCGTGAACCATCGGCGGTCCGCCTCGGTCAGCTGACACTTCGCGTAGGTGTGGGCCAGTTGTCCGCGTCGGTTGAACGCCAGGAAGGCATTGAAGCGCCGGCGCCCGGCGAACACCGGACTGCCGACCAACAGGTGGATCCGCAGCCGCGCGGCGAGGGCGGCCACCTCGTGCAGGGCTTCGCGCAGGGCGCCGGCATCGAGGGCTCCAAAGTTGCAGGCGTAGCCCGTGGTGGCGCATTCCGGGAAGAGCACCGCGTCGGCGTCCCGTCGGGCGGCCTCGCCCGCGGCCTGCCCGATCTTCGCAAGGTTGCCGGCGATCGAGCCGGCGAAGGCCATCTGAACCGCGGCGACGCGGAGGCACCCTGGCCGGGCTCGGGATTCGACGGGGTTCATGTGGATTTGATCTGCGCGGATTCGGGGAAGGAGGCCAGCCGGAAATCATCCGCCGTGCGATGCCTCCGTGGATTCCGGCGGCCGGGACGACCCCGTCCGCCTGGGCGGGGTGCCGCCCGTCCAGCCCGCGGAAATCCATTTGCGAAATATCCGGGCTGGGCGGCGGCGATCGGTCGCGAACACACTGGCGCGGTCCGATGGCTGTCGCGCCGTCCATGAAAGTGCTGGTCTTCGCCCACGTGCCGCCCCCCCACCATGGCCAGAGCCGGATGGTGCAATACCTGGTGGACGGACTGCGGGCGCGCGTCGAATTCGGGATCGAGGTCCACCATGTGGATGCCCGGTTGTCCGACGATCTGCACGATGTCGGCACACCTCGCGGCGGGAAGGTGCTGCGTGTGCTGCGCTACTGTGCGCAGGCGCTCCGGCTGCGCTGGCGGCACGGAATCCGGGTGCTGTACTACGTGCCCAGTCCGCCCAAGCGGGCTCCGCTGATCCGGGACTGGCTGGTCTTGCTCCTGCTGCGGCCCTGGTTTCCGAGGATCGTGCTGCATTGGGAGGCCGCCGGCTTGGGGGACTGGCTGGAGACGCGGGCCTCCATGGTCGAGCGGATGCTGACGCGCGCGCTGTTCGGACGTCCGGCACTGTCCGTGGTCCTGGCCGAATCCAACCGGAATGATGCGAAGGCGCTGCGTTCGCGGGCGACCCGGGTGGTACCCAACGGGATCGAGGATCCGTGTCCCGATTTTGCCCGGGATCTGGCCCCGTTTCGCCGGATTCGTTCCGAGGTGATTCGGAGGCGGGAGGGCGAAGTTCAGGTGCTCTTCCTCGCCCTTTGCACCCGGGACAAGGGGTTGTTCGACGCGCTGGAGGCCATCGCACTCGCCAATGCGGCAGGGTCGGGTTCGGCGGCGACCGGGGAGGGGCTGCGATTCCGTCTGCGCGTCGCGGGGACATTTCCGGAGGCGTCGGTCGAGGAGGCGTTTCGCGAACGGTGTGCCCGGCCCGACCTCCGGGGCAGCGTGGTGCCGATCGGGTTTCTCTCCGGGGATGCCAAGGAGGCGGCGTGGCGCGATGCCGACCTGTACCTGTTCCCCACCTATTATGCCAACGAGGGCCAGCCGGTCAGCCTGCTCGAGGCCATGGCCCATGGCGTGACGGCGGTCACCACGTGCTGGCGCGGAATTCCGGAGATGCTGCCGGCAAACTATCCCGGACTCGTCAAACCCGGGGATCCGGTTGAGCTGTCCCGACGCCTCCTGGCCCTCGCGGATTCCTGCGAGGGACTCCGCCTCCGGCAGGAATTTGAGAGCCGGTTCACGCTCGACCGCTACCTGGAGGGCATGGCCGGGGCCCTCCGATCCCTGGAGACCTCCGTCCCTGCCGCCGGGACCCCTGCGGCGTCCGGGCCGGCATCCGGCGGGCCGGGCACCACCCGATAATATCCACGAATCGTTGAGTCCGGAAAGTCGGTGAAGCGGGCGGTGGGATTTCCGGCCTCGAGGTGCTGGACCACGGTCCAGTCGAGGAGATTGGTGGAATACTGGACCACGGTTGCAGCGGTCTCCCGGGCGGGGGCCACCGTGCCGATCACGCGCCCGGCGTGGACGTCGAGCGCGTCAATCCGGACGGTCGAGGCCGGTGGGGATACGACGGTCAACAACGCCGCACGGCTCTCCGCGGCCAGCGCGTCGGATTCAATGCGGACCGACCATCGGCTCCCGTCATCGGTCCTTCCAACCGGCTGGACGACGTGGGCGGCATTCGTGGCTCCCGGGATCTCCGCACCGTTGCGCCGCCATTGGAATCGCAGGGATCCCCCTCCGGTTGTGGCAACCACAAACCGGACGGCCTCACCCTCCTGGGCCAGGACATCCCGGGGTTCGGCGGTCAGCGCATCCAGGCCGAGCCGGAATTCGGTCGCGTTGTCCAGACCGTCGCCGTCGGGGTCATCGGTGCCACGATGAAACAGGTGTCCGAACACCGCCGCCTCCCAGACATCGGAGAGGCCGTCGGCGTCGGAATCCGGGTCCGGGTTGCTCTCATCCCACAGGATGGCCCCGGGATTGGCGCCGGTCGCCCCGACGCCGTGCCATGCGCAGTCCACCGGCAATCCGCGGCCGGCCCGCAGCGCGATCATGTGCGAGGAGGTTCCGAAAACCACGATGCCGTCGGACAGGATCGGGTTGGTGCACGATCCGATGCCCTCGCCATCGGCGGACCACACCAGGTCGCCGGTCCGGCGGTCTTGAACCACGATCCGCGAGGGGGAGGTCCCGTGGGTGCTCCGGTAGAGGTACCGGTCGCATACCGCCATTGCGCTCCAGCCGTCCTCGCCGAAGAAGCCCTCGCGGATCCAGGCGACCGCTCCGGTGCGGGCGTCCAGCGCCGCGACAGCGCCCGTTCCCCACGGATTCCAAAGCGGGACGTAGACCATTCCGGCGTGGGCCGTCAGCGTGGAGCGCACCTGAAGCCGGGGAAAGGACTGTTGCCACCGGATGGCCCCGTCGCTTCGCCGGAGCGCAAACACGGCGCCGTTGATCCGTGCGGCAACGATCTGGTCCTCGACGGCGTCATGGATCGGATTGTTGAACTGCAATTGTTCGCTGATGCCGAGCTCCGTCACCCAGCGCACCGCGCCCGTGCGCTTGTCGAGCCGGTACATCCAGTTGGTCACCGCGGCGCACTGCACGTACACGGAATCGTCGCCGGGCAGCAGCGGACTGCCATTGTTGTTGGTCCATCCCCGCCCGGGGAACCGGTGGCTCCAGAGCTCCCGCCCGTCCGCGCGGGAATACGCGGCGACGTCATCCGGGTAGGACGCCCCCGGCTTCAGGAGCCGGACGTAGAAGGCGTCGGTCTCACGGTCGTAGGGGACGTTCTCGAAGTAGGACCCGTGATAGATCGGAAACTCCCGGCGTGGCTGGAGCGTGTAACGGTCGAGTTCTGTCAGGGCCCCTGGTCTCCAACTGTACACCCAGTCGC includes the following:
- the atpG gene encoding ATP synthase F1 subunit gamma, whose translation is MPSTRDIRRRIKSVKSTAQITKAMQMVASAKMRRAQMAALAGRPYAALMNEVLAAATAGAGEFSHPLMEVRPVRRRALVLITTDKGLCGALNTNLLREVARVDPGGTVYVCAGRKGAQFVARTRRELAAEFTYRDTPQFTEARAISRFAQDLFLKGEVDVVDVAYTNFISTLAQKPEVRTLLPLGELKAVSADVTGEGVAEDLGAARQEYLFEPAPGEVLGSLLPHYLNYQVFQFLQEAKASEHSARMVAMKNATDNARQIIKDLTLEYNKLRQANITKELLEITTAQMAMG
- a CDS encoding PQQ-binding-like beta-propeller repeat protein, producing MFRSPTATHRLFLALMLGFALEADPVSDGSTPDFQILWSTPVGAGDSHMMIIRDGVIYAQVTDSSLIAVRLHTGEILARAPGVSVATAPFVVGDWVYSWRPGALTELDRYTLQPRREFPIYHGSYFENVPYDRETDAFYVRLLKPGASYPDDVAAYSRADGRELWSHRFPGRGWTNNNGSPLLPGDDSVYVQCAAVTNWMYRLDKRTGAVRWVTELGISEQLQFNNPIHDAVEDQIVAARINGAVFALRRSDGAIRWQQSFPRLQVRSTLTAHAGMVYVPLWNPWGTGAVAALDARTGAVAWIREGFFGEDGWSAMAVCDRYLYRSTHGTSPSRIVVQDRRTGDLVWSADGEGIGSCTNPILSDGIVVFGTSSHMIALRAGRGLPVDCAWHGVGATGANPGAILWDESNPDPDSDADGLSDVWEAAVFGHLFHRGTDDPDGDGLDNATEFRLGLDALTAEPRDVLAQEGEAVRFVVATTGGGSLRFQWRRNGAEIPGATNAAHVVQPVGRTDDGSRWSVRIESDALAAESRAALLTVVSPPASTVRIDALDVHAGRVIGTVAPARETAATVVQYSTNLLDWTVVQHLEAGNPTARFTDFPDSTIRGYYRVVPGPPDAGPDAAGVPAAGTEVSRDRRAPAMPSR
- a CDS encoding F0F1 ATP synthase subunit epsilon; its protein translation is MATLKLEIVTPEAKIYSEDVDHVTLPGVEGELGIYPMHIPLMTQLMSGEVCARRGGQDHYLAVGEGFVEITGERVAILTDMAIRADDIDEAQAEEARRRAEARLQDKLGADEHATVQAALLHSLTQLNVKRRRRS
- a CDS encoding glycosyltransferase, encoding MKVLVFAHVPPPHHGQSRMVQYLVDGLRARVEFGIEVHHVDARLSDDLHDVGTPRGGKVLRVLRYCAQALRLRWRHGIRVLYYVPSPPKRAPLIRDWLVLLLLRPWFPRIVLHWEAAGLGDWLETRASMVERMLTRALFGRPALSVVLAESNRNDAKALRSRATRVVPNGIEDPCPDFARDLAPFRRIRSEVIRRREGEVQVLFLALCTRDKGLFDALEAIALANAAGSGSAATGEGLRFRLRVAGTFPEASVEEAFRERCARPDLRGSVVPIGFLSGDAKEAAWRDADLYLFPTYYANEGQPVSLLEAMAHGVTAVTTCWRGIPEMLPANYPGLVKPGDPVELSRRLLALADSCEGLRLRQEFESRFTLDRYLEGMAGALRSLETSVPAAGTPAASGPASGGPGTTR
- the atpD gene encoding F0F1 ATP synthase subunit beta, with amino-acid sequence MNKGKIVQIIGPVVDIEFPAPLPAIYNALTIEFTPPGSGPTRLTLEVQQHLGDHWVRAVAMSTTEGLRRGMEVADAGAPISMPVGEAVMGRVFNVTGDAVDEQGPVLADGYKPIHRAAPPLVDQSTSPQILTTGIKVIDLICPFLKGGKVGAFGGAGVGKTVVIMELINNIAKLHGGISMFAGVGERTREGNDLYNEMIEAGVIKVKKDDKGHPVAGDNGLPIIEPGSRIGLVYGQMNEPPGARLRVALSALAVTEYFRDEKNQDVLLFVDNIFRFSQAGSEVSALLGRTPSAVGYQPTLAAEMGNLQERITSTKKGSITSFQAVYVPADDLTDPAPATTFAHLDATIVLERSIAELGIYPAVDPLASNSRALSPDIVGEEHYNVARGVQKVLQRYKDLQDIIAILGMDELSPEDKLTVFRARKIQKFLSQPFSVAEVFTGRPGKQVPVADTVRGFKEILEGKHDDVGENDFYMKGGIEEIKEG
- a CDS encoding carbon-nitrogen hydrolase family protein, whose protein sequence is MNPVESRARPGCLRVAAVQMAFAGSIAGNLAKIGQAAGEAARRDADAVLFPECATTGYACNFGALDAGALREALHEVAALAARLRIHLLVGSPVFAGRRRFNAFLAFNRRGQLAHTYAKCQLTEADRRWFTPGDGISLFPIETVRASAIICHERRYPELVRLPVMAGARVVFHPNAGMDALAVSRTKRRGRDGMVVRAFENAVFYVFANSVGPQGGGRWSAGDSKIVAPDGSILQLADNRSEAVIVENLELTNATRRYAIESLKHPALLARHWRRLLPLLRRGVRDADLRFRRWFLGGAEDDSRRRPIRTAGGVSRSTG